Proteins from a single region of Papaver somniferum cultivar HN1 unplaced genomic scaffold, ASM357369v1 unplaced-scaffold_79, whole genome shotgun sequence:
- the LOC113344522 gene encoding CASP-like protein 5B2: MKKLIGSPGTLSGLLLRIGQGLFAAASIAAMASAFGFSNYTAFCYLIASMGLQVLWSLGLAFLDVYAIKIKRDLHNPVLVSLFVVGDWVTATLSLAAACSSAGVAVLYTKDMGFCKSLPHHPCSRFQISIALGFITWFLIFISSLVTFWLLASA; encoded by the exons ATGAAGAAATTGATTGGGAGCCCAGGGACATTGAGTGGATTACTACTGAGAATTGGGCAGGGTTTGTTTGCTGCTGCTTCTATTGCTGCAATGGCTTCTGCCTTTGGATTTTCCAACTACACTGCTTTCTG CTATTTGATTGCTTCAATGGGACTTCAAGTGTTGTGGAGTTTAGGACTCGCATTTCTTGATGTGTATGCCATAAAGATAAAGAGAGACCTTCATAACCCTGTCTTAGTCAGCCTTTTCGTTGTTGGGGATTGG GTAACTGCTACACTGTCACTTGCAGCTGCATGTTCATCAGCAGGGGTTGCTGTTCTGTATACAAAAGACATGGGCTTTTGCAAGTCACTACCTCACCACCCATGCAGCAGGTTCCAAATCTCCATAGCTCTGGGTTTCATCACTTGGTTCCTCATCTTTATATCATCTCTTGTAACGTTTTGGCTCTTGGCATCTGCTTGA
- the LOC113344683 gene encoding mannose-1-phosphate guanylyltransferase 1, producing MKALILVGGFGTRLRPLTLTVPKPLIDFANKPMILHQIEALKAIGVTEVVLAINYQPEVMLKFLKGFEAKLGIKITCSQETEPLGTAGPLALARDKLIDDSGEPFFVLNSDVISEYPLKEMIEFHKAHGGEASIMVTKVDEPSKYGVVVTEEATGKVEKFVEKPKIFVGNKINAGIYLLNPSVLDRIELKPTSIEKEVFPKIAAENKLFAMVLPGFWMDIGQPRDYITGLRLYLDSLRKKSSSKLAVGSHVVGNVLVDDSAEIGEGCLIGPDVAIGPGCVIESGVRLSRCTIMQGVRIKKHACISSSIIGWHSTVGQWARVENMTILGEDVHVCDEIYSNGGVVLPHKEIKSSILKPEIVM from the exons atgaaGGCTCTTATTCTTGTTGGAGGTTTCGGAACCAGGCTAAGGCCATTGACACTTACTGTCCCCAAGCCACTCATTGATTTCGCTAACAAACCAATGATTCTACATCAG ATTGAAGCTCTTAAAGCTATTGGAGTCACTGAAGTTGTATTAGCCATCAATTACCAACCAGAG GTGATGCTCAAGTTCTTGAAAGGTTTCGAGGCAAAGCTTGGGATCAAGATCACTTGTTCTCAAGAGACTGAGCCACTAGGCACTGCTGGACCTTTAGCTTTGGCTAGAGATAAGTTGATTGATGACTCTGGTGAGCCATTCTTTGTCCTCAATAGTGATGTTATTAGTGAATACCCACTCAAAGAGATGATTGAATTCCATAAAGCACATGGAGGAGAGGCTTCCATTATGGTTACAAAG GTCGATGAGCCTTCGAAATATGGTGTGGTGGTTACAGAAGAAGCAACAGGAAAGGTTGAGAAATTTGTTGAGAAGCCAAAAATCTTTGTGGGAAACAAGATCAATGCTGGGATATACCTTTTGAACCCGTCGGTGCTTGACCGTATTGAATTGAAACCCACCTCAATTGAGAAAGAAGTCTTCCCAAAGATTGCAGCTGAGAACAAGCTATTCGCAATGGTCTTACCAGGTTTCTGGATGGATATTGGACAACCAAGGGATTACATTACAGGATTGAGATTGTACTTGGATTCACTTCGCAAGAAATCCTCATCCAAATTGGCTGTTGGATCTCACGTTGTTGGAAACGTATTGGTAGATGATAGTGCAGAGATTGGAGAAGGTTGTTTGATTGGACCAGACGTCGCTATTGGCCCTGGTTGTGTTATTGAATCAGGTGTAAGACTATCAAGGTGCACAATAATGCAAGGTGTGCGGATTAAGAAGCATGCTTGCATCTCTAGCAGCATCATAGGTTGGCACTCGACAGTCGGGCAATGGGCTCGTGTAGAGAACATGACTATCCTCGGAGAAGACGTGCATGTATGCGATGAGATTTACAGCAATGGTGGTGTTGTCCTTCCCCACAAAGAAATCAAGTCAAGCATTCTGAAACCGGAGATTGTTATGTAA